DNA from Aggregatimonas sangjinii:
TCAAAGCTAAAATGGTATTCGGAGTCGTAACCGACTTTTATTCCGGTATAATCTGATTTGATAAGCAGGTTTCCGGCATCGGCTGCCATTTGATCGATACGAACCGACCCGTAGTCGGCATTAATATCCACGTTGCCATGCAGTGTACCCAGATTTACATTAATGTAATCTCCGTTACCTTGAACGTTGCCCGCCTCCCCAATCTCAATTTTGCCATAATCGCTGCTATAGACCAAATTTCCCATTTTTTCTACTGCGGAATTCGTATAATCGGCATTTATGGTCAAATCTCCTGCTTTCTCTATGGTAAAGTCCGAATAATCGGCAGAAATTTTACCGCTGTTCATATATCCGATTCGTGATTTAGAGGTATAGTCGAAGTTCAGCTGATTGTTTCTTCCCCGCAATTCGCCAATGTCTAACCGACCGTAATCGCAATTGATCTTGGCATGCCCGTCAATTCTGTCGAGAATGATGCTTCCATAATCGTTATTCAAATGCACGTTGTTTTTTACGGGTACCTTTATAGTATAGTTGATTTGCATGTTCACCTTGGTGTTGTTTCCCCAACCCCAACTGCTCCTGTTGTTGTCAAAAATGGTTTTTGCCGAGACCATGCTGGCACTATTATCAAAATTAACGGTAATCTCATCCAATTTTCGTTGTACTTTTTCCTCGTTATTGCCATTGGTCTTGATGTGCACTTCGATCAATACACGATTCTCGGTCCAAGAGGTGATGTTCAGGTTGCCGTAGCTATTATCTACTTTGAGCAGGGCATCGGCATTTACGTTAAATTCTTTTTTGATTGTTTTCTCCTTAGTATACTTGCCCTTAGGTTTGCCATTGTGGGCAAATAGGGTTATCGGCGCTACCAAGAAAAGTACGGTCGCAATTTTAAATAGTAAAATTCGTATCATTTTGTTTTTTTAAATTTTTTATGGTTTCCGTCTTGTTCAAGACATCTTGTAAAAGGTCTATCCGGGTTTGAAAATTGGTAATCATCGCACTTAAGATTAATTTGCTGTTTCCACCGTCCAGTAAATCCTTTTCCAATTTTTTGTAATCGACTTTCAGTTTTTGCAACTGTTTCATGGTGTCATCGATCAATTGCTCGGTCTCAGGCGTACTCTGGCTTTGTAAACTTGTTATCCGCTCTTCTATAAGGCTGGCGAAATAATATTCGGTATTGGCTACCTCCGGCGAAATGTTGGCCACTTGCTCTTCCAATGTCGGGGGCGTACGATTGAATATACCGATACCTATTGCGATGAGCACTGCAAAAGATGCCGCGATCGATAAGGGTTTGTACCATTTCTTGGTCCTACGTATTGGTGTCGCTTCCCCTACGGTTTCCAATCGTCGCAGGAACCGTTCTCTATGCCCTGTTTCCGGTGTTTCCGTATCAAGAGCACCATTAGCCTTGTTCAATAATCGTTCTATTTCCTTATACATAACTAAACAGTTGTTAATCTCTTACGCAAACTTTCTTTGGCCCTTGAAATCGTTGTTCTGCAATTGGCGTAACTAATGTTCATGATCGAACTTATTTCTTCATAGTCATACCCTTCCACTAAATGTAAGGTCAAAGAAAGTCTGTAATTGTCTTTAAGCGAACGCATGGTTTCCATCACTTTTTGAGCCTTCAGTTCAGTCACCATATGATCTGAGACGACTGCGTCATTATCTTCGACCTTGTACATTAGATCATCCAGTGCAACTTCGTTTTTCTTTCGTTGTTTTCTGTAATGATAAATACTGTTGTTTATTACGATTCGCTTTAACCAAGCCCCGAAGGTTACTTCGCCTTTGAACGTGTGCAGTTTCGTAAACGCGTTTAAAAACGATTCCTGCATGACATCTTCGGCTTCGGCGCTGTCTTTTACGATTCGTAGCGATGTATTGTACATTGCCTTGTAATAGCGATCGTAAATTTCTAATTGTGCACTTTGTTTTCCTTTTAAACACAATTGCAATAAAACATCAATATGTTCTTTTTTGTGGCTCAAAAAATAGATGGTTTGTTAAAAAGAGAAGACAATGTATGGATTGTTACAGTTTTAATCGAAAAAATATGAGCTACCGAGTATTTTGATGTTTGAAATATTCGGAATTAGCCCGCAAATGCTTCGTTTTTACGAGTAACACTGCTGTACGCTTTATCGCAACTAGCGGTGAATGCCTTGTTTTTATTCTTCGAATTGGGGCAAAGCTATTTGAAATACGGTTTACAGGGAAATGTATTTTTTTGGATGTAAGGAATCCGAGATGAACTTGGCGGATACTGAAATTTTATCGAAACTATGACAAAGTGCTATTCTTCATTTCGATATAGAGTGGTTCGTTTCAATAAACTCAAATTTTATTTGTGGGAAATACATGATTCGGTTTTCGGATAACTCACACGTAAAAATGAATGGACTTCCAATGGATGTTAAGAAATGTTAATTTTTAATGGTTTTCATCGAATAATTTAACTAATCAGAAATCCGAAACATCCTTTTCGTGTATTTCAACGTATTAAATATGTATTTAATCGACTATTCGAGAATCCCCCAACTATATTGAAACCCCACATTATGAAAAAAATTACTTTGTTGATTGCCCTGGTTGTGTGTGCCCTAAACTCACTAAACGCCCAGGACCCGGTAACCTATGAACAAGCTTTCCCTAATCTCTCCTTTGAATATCCAGTTGAAATCCAAAACGCAAAAGACGGTAGTAATCGGATTTTTGTGGTGGAGCAATCCGGTAGGATAAAGGTATTTCAGAACACGAGCAGCACTACGCAGCAGCAGGTCTTTTTGGACCTTCGTAGTCAAATTAGTTTTTCGGCCGGTCAGGAAATCGGTCTTTTAGGCCTTGCCTTTCATCCGAATTACTCATCGAACGGATATTTTTACGTATACCACACGCGTAGCAGTAGTATTTCCGGTATCAACACCGAAATGGTATTGGCGCGGTATCAGGTAAGCTCTAATTCGAACGCTGCCAACCCCTCAAGTAGGGTCGAGATTTTTAGTTTTGATAAAAATCAGGTGCATTCGAACCACAACGGTGGAAAAATAGAATTTGGCCCTGATGGGTACCTTTACGTGTCCATAGGTGATGGTGGCGGTGGCGGTGATCCTCAGGGAAATGCGCAGAACTTGAACTCTATTTTCGGGAGTATTCTTAGAATAGATATAGATGTTGATGGAAATAATCCTTTGGAGAACAATCCCGATGCACCGAATGGCCGATATGAAATTCCTTCCGATAATCCGAGGGTAGGACAAAGCGGACTTGATGAGCTTTATGCTTGGGGTATTCGCAACACTTGGAAATTTTCTTTCGACAACGCTACCAACCGTCTCTGGGGCGGCGACGTAGGACAAGGTTTGGAGGAAGAAATCAATATCATACAAAAGGGCGGTAATTACGGCTGGCGCAGGTACGAAGGCACGAGGACGTACAGCAGCTCCAGCTTGGTAACCTCACCTGATATCAAGCCTGTTTACAGATATACCCATAGTAATGGGGATTTATCGATTACGGGGGGGTACGTGTATCGCGGGAGCAGTACGAATACTGCGCTTCAGGGCAAATATGTGTATGGGGACTTCGTTTCCGGTAGGGTTTGGGCGTTGGACTATAATGGCAGTACGGCATCTTCAAGTCTATTGTTCAGGACAAGTGGGCTAAATGTCAGTAGTTTCGGTTTGGATGAAGCGGGTGAACTTTATTTTAGTAGCTACGGAACTTCTGCAAAGATCTATAAAATAGTTGGTGGAAACGAGCCCGTTGGACCCACTACCGTGGCGGTAGATGGCGTCGGTGATTGGAAGGAACTCGATAATGGAACCAATGGCATCGTTGAAGCAGTCGTTACTAAAGGTGATAATATATATGTAGGAGGTAGCTTTTCTTCCGCGGGAGGTACAAGTGCAAGCAATATTGCTTGGTATAACAAGAACAGTGGATGGCGAAACTTATCCAGTGGTGCCAACGGCACGATCTACGCTTTGGCAATCGCGTCCGATGGAAAACTTTACGTCGGTGGAACATTCACATCCATAGGAGGTGTCGCTGCTCGGAATGTAGCCGTCTGGAATGGTTCTTCATGGTCTGCTTTGAGTTCGGGAACGAATGGAAAGGTAGCCAAAATCGGGATTGATGGAAACAATAACATGTATGTCGGGGGTGCTTTTAGCACGGCCGGGGGAATCTCGGTCAATAACATTGCCCGGTGGAGCAGTGGTAGTTGGGCTGCTTTGACCGATTCGGGTACTTCGGTGTCGGGAACGAACAATGAAATCAGGGCGATTGCTTTTGACACCAACAATACGTTGTATGTCGGTGGAAATTTTGATAATGCCGGGGGTAGGACCGCAAATCGTATTGCAACGTGGAATGGCAGTAATTGGGGTACTTTAGGGTCAGGCACCAGTGGGTTTGTTCAGGCCATAGTAGTCACTTCACAATCCATCTATGCAGGGGGTAATTTTACTCAGGCCGGAGGTAAAACGGTGAATAGAATCGCGAGATGGGTTAGAAGTTCCAGCACGTGGAACGCCATGGGTAACGGGGTAAGTGGAAATGTAAATGCGTTGGATTTTGATGGTACTTACGTCTACGTCGGTGGTAATTTCGAGACAGCGGCAAACGATGCGAGTACTAATTTCATTATGAAGGGCATGGCTCGTTGGAGTGCCGGTCAAGCTTGGCAGGCCTTAGGCCCCGGCAAGAGTGTGGGTACGAATAATATTGTCAATGATTTAGACCTATCCGATACCAATGAGCGCCTGTATGTAGGCGGGAATTATGGTGTAGCGGGGAATGTTTCCGCGAGCAATATGGGTATTTGGTCTTCTCAAGGTTTTGATTGTAGCGATGAGGCATTGACTACGGAATACCGAATTAACGGCACATGGTCCAGCGGAGAAGCTACCATTACGGTTGATGAAGGGGATACGGTAGTTCTTAGCCTGTTACCGAACGACTTGAGTTTTACGGTAACTTCACCCAGTGGTAATTCGGTAAGCGGGGATTATGACTTGGGTACCGTTACCGAAAGTGAAGCAGGAAGCTACACGTTTACGACCTCCGGAGGTTGTACTACATCTTTAAACCTAGTGGTGAACAATAATAATCCTTGTACTGAAGACAGTGTTCGTCCGGAATACCGTTTGAACGGGGGTTCATGGACTGCTGCAGGCTCCAAAATAATTGTTGATGAAGGTGATATTGTCGTTTTAGGCATAAAGCCGGATGGCACTAGTTTTACAATCACCTTGCCTAATGGTCAATCAGTTAATAATGACTATTCGATAGACGGCATAACCCCGGCTCAAGAGGGAATATATGCATTTACGACAACAGAGGGTTGCACGGCCAATTTGGAAATAGAGGTTAATGAGGATACCACTGTCAATTGTACGGCCTCTAGTGTCATTCCCGAATACAGAATTGGAAGCGGCTCTTGGATTTCGGGTGATGGCCAAGTAAGTGTTGATAAAGGCACTTCTCTATCCTTAGGTATAAAACCGGACGACACAAGCTTTAGCATCTTGTTACCAAACGGGACCACCGTTAACGGCGATTACACCATAACGGATATTCAGCCTTCCCAGGCGGGAAATTATGTTTTTACCACCGATGCGGGTTGTAGTGCTACTTTCGCTATTTCCGTAATCGATGATGGCGTCGTTTGTGATGCTGGCAGTATAATTACGGAATACCAAATCAATGGTATTTGGCAGGACGGTCTTAGTAAAATAGATGTACCTGTAGGAACGCCGGTAGTACTAAGTATGCTACCCAATAATATTGGTCTTGTAATCACTAGACCCGATGGTACTACTGTAGGTGATAATTACAGTTTAGGTAACGCAACGACTGAGCAAAGTGGTATTTATACGCTGACCTCTTCCGAAGGATGTACGACTACCTTAGAAGTGAATGTATTCGACGACTCCGCTTGTGCACCAGGTACCGTTATACCCGAATATAGGCTTAACGGAGTTTGGGCTAGTGGTGAAACGAGTATAACCGTAGATGAGGGTACCGATGTTATGTTGAGCATCCTCCCGAATAGTATTGATGTTGTGATTACACTACCCAATGGAGCCAAGGTTGGGGATGATTACAGTTTAGGAAACATCACCGTTGCCAATGCAGGCACTTATCTTTTTGAAACTCCCGACGGGTGTACTGCGAGCCTATTACTTGTAGTACCGGATAATGAGAATTGTCCTGAAGGTAGTATAATTAACGAGTATCGAATCGATGGTACATGGGCCAGCGGAAATGAAATTTTAAATGTCACCGAAGGTACCGAGGTCGCTTTGAGCATGTTGCCAAACAATGTTCCGGTAACGATAACTACACCTAGTGGAGAGGAATTTGGAGATAACTATGATTTAGGGGCTGTTGTGATGGAGCAGAGTGGAATTTATGTTTTAGAGACTAGAGACGGTTGTGTTAGTACTATTACCCTTGTAGTTAGAGAAGATATCGATCCTTGTGCAAGTAGCGGTATCATTCCAGAATATCGGATTGATGGTGTATGGCTCGATGGGGACGACCAAATTACTGTTGATGAGGGTACGAATGTTATGTTAAGTATGTTACCGAATTATGTGGATGTTACCATTACGACGCCCAATGGAGCTATAGTCGGAGATGACTATGCACTCGGGAACGTTACACCTAGTCAAAGCGGTGTTTACACATTGGATACCGGCGACGGTTGTACCCAGACCATAACATTGAATGTTCGGGACTTACCAAATTGTGACGCCGACAGTGTCGTCCCGGAATACCGGTTAAATGGCGTTTGGCAAAGTGGAGCGAATTATCTTAATATTAAACAAGGTACTGAGGTAGTGCTGAGCATCCTTAACAATGATGTGGGCATGACGATTACCTTACCAGACGGACGTAAATTTGGAAATGACTATAATTTAGGAAACTTTACCTCGGCGAAAAATGGTATTTATGTACTTACCTCTTCCTTAGGTTGCAAAACTACTTTAGAACTGTACGCTACTGCCGAGCCAGGTTCTAGAATAATTGTACCGAATAGCTCTTCTGTAGATTTTTTACCATCAAATGACGCGGGTAGTGCCATCAGTGCATTCCCGAATCCTACGACTGATTTAGTTACGGTTGGTGTCAGGGGTCTTTCAAATAAAGGATTTACGCTTATCGTATCCGATATGGGTCAGCAACAATTGATGACGGAGGAATATGATGCGAATCATGCCGACCAGATACAGGTCGATTTGAGTAATTTCAGTTCTGGTATCTATATTTTGAATTTTAAGGAAACGGATGGCAGGGTACGAACGCAAAGAGTAATTAAAAATTGATAGATTCATCTAAATTCCAATAATTTCAGCGAGCGGCGTTCAAATAAGCTAACCCCTTTCGGATAATATCCGGAAGGGGTTTTTGTTTCTGTTTTAGGTTCGATATTCAAAATGATTACTTGCCTCCAAAAAACACTTCCTTAATATTTACGAGGCAAGACCTATAATCGCTGGATGGATTTACTGGAATATGACCACTAAAATGCTAGATAAGAAAACAGGGATTCTTCGAAATAGCTTTGAATGGCACAACAATTGTCCTTATTGTTTTGTGTCGGTGTTCTATACCCCTGTTCACGTTGGTATTTAGGGCATATGACTTCAAAAAATATAAAAAGCGTTTAATGGATTTCTGTTTTTAATGACAGAATGACCGAAATATACTTATGGGAAATTCTAAATTTTCAAATTTTGACAATTTGTCTTTGCATACCTTCGATGAAGATGCAGAATTGATTCCTTTGCTTACTGCGGAGGATGAAGAGCAGATGAACAACGAGAATCTACCGGAAACTTTACCGATACTTCCATTACGGAATACGGTCTTGTTTCCAGGCGTGGTCATTCCTATTACGGCGGGCAGGGATAAATCCATTAATCTGATCAAAGATGCGAACAATGGTTCGAAGGTCATCGGGGTGGTTTCCCAAAAAGACGAGGACACTGAAAATCCAGATGTAGACGATATCAATACGTTGGGTACGGTGGCCAAAATATTAAGAGTGCTGCAAATGCCCGATGGCAATACTACGGTCATCATACAAGGTAAAAAACGTTTCGAAGTCGCAGAAGTGCTCACAAAAAAGCCATATCTGACTGCTACCGTTAGAGATACGAAAGAAGAGAGACCTGCGGAGAACGATCAGGAATTTTTGGCGATTATCGAAACTATAAAAGATCTGTCGCTCAAAATCATCAAGAACAACCCGAATATACCGAGCGAGGCTTCCTTCGCCATAAAGAATATTCAAAGCAATTCGTTTCTGATCAATTTTGTTTCTTCTAACCTGAATTTGAATGTTAAGGAAAAGCAGCGTCTGTTGGAAATCGGAAGCCTTCAGGATAGGGCGCTGGCTACCCTCAAGTACATGAATGTTGAGTTGCAGCAGTTAAAACTGAAGAACGATATCCAATCCAAGGTTCGGAACGATATGGATCAGCAGCAACGGGAGTACTTTCTTCACCAACAAATGAAGACGATTCAGGAAGAGCTGGGCGGGGTATCCTATGATGAGGAAATCGACGAAATGCGGGCACGCGGCAAGAAGAAGAAATGGGGCAAAAAGGTGTCGGAACACTTTTACAAGGAGTTGTCTAAAATGCAACGGATGAATCCGCAAGTTGCGGAATACTCCATCCAAAGAAATTATTTGGACCTATTTTTAGATTTGCCATGGAACGAGTTTTCCAAGGATAAGTTCGACCTTAAACGCGCTCAAAAAATATTGGACCGAGACCATTACGGTCTGGAGGACGTAAAAAGAAGAATTATAGAATATTTGGCCGTGTTGAAGCTCCGAAACGACATGAAATCGCCTATTTTATGCTTATACGGCCCACCTGGGGTCGGTAAGACCTCATTAGGTAAATCGGTCGCCGAAGCACTCGGAAGGGAATATGTACGCATGTCCTTAGGTGGCCTAAGGGATGAGGCAGAAATTCGTGGGCACCGAAAAACCTATATCGGGGCCATGCCGGGTAGGATCATTCAGAGTCTGAAAAAAGCGGGTACTTCCAACCCCGTGTTCATTTTGGATGAAATAGATAAGTTGAGCAACAGCCATCAAGGGGACCCTTCTTCGGCGATGTTGGAAGTACTGGATCCGGAACAAAATAGCGAGTTTCATGACAATTTCCTTGAAATGGGCTACGACCTGTCGAAGGTAATGTTCATCGCTACCGCAAACAATCTGTCTACCATTCAACCGGCGCTTCGGGACCGTATGGAAATCATAAATGTCACGGGCTATACCATAGAGGAAAAAGTTGAAATTGCAAAAAGGCACTTGTTACCCAAACAATTGAAAGAACACGGGTTGGCACCCAAGCATTTGAAAATCGCCAAACCCCAAATGGAGAAAATAGTAGAGGGCTACACGAGGGAATCTGGTGTACGATCGCTCGAAAAGCAAATTGCGAAAATGGTTCGCTATGCGGCTAAGTCCATTGCCTTTGAAGAGGAATACGATCTTAAGGTAAGCAATGCTATTATTGAAAAAGTATTGGGCCCTGCGCGCTTAGAACGGGATAAATACGAAAATAATCAGGTTGCCGGTGTCGTTACGGGATTGGCTTGGACCAGCGTGGGCGGAGACATTCTCTTTATTGAATCGATTCTTTCGAAAGGGAAGGGGCAACTAAATATCACCGGAAACCTGGGTAAGGTGATGAAGGAGTCGGCAACCATTGCTATGGAATACATTAAATCGAATG
Protein-coding regions in this window:
- a CDS encoding RNA polymerase sigma factor yields the protein MSHKKEHIDVLLQLCLKGKQSAQLEIYDRYYKAMYNTSLRIVKDSAEAEDVMQESFLNAFTKLHTFKGEVTFGAWLKRIVINNSIYHYRKQRKKNEVALDDLMYKVEDNDAVVSDHMVTELKAQKVMETMRSLKDNYRLSLTLHLVEGYDYEEISSIMNISYANCRTTISRAKESLRKRLTTV
- a CDS encoding PQQ-dependent sugar dehydrogenase, whose amino-acid sequence is MKKITLLIALVVCALNSLNAQDPVTYEQAFPNLSFEYPVEIQNAKDGSNRIFVVEQSGRIKVFQNTSSTTQQQVFLDLRSQISFSAGQEIGLLGLAFHPNYSSNGYFYVYHTRSSSISGINTEMVLARYQVSSNSNAANPSSRVEIFSFDKNQVHSNHNGGKIEFGPDGYLYVSIGDGGGGGDPQGNAQNLNSIFGSILRIDIDVDGNNPLENNPDAPNGRYEIPSDNPRVGQSGLDELYAWGIRNTWKFSFDNATNRLWGGDVGQGLEEEINIIQKGGNYGWRRYEGTRTYSSSSLVTSPDIKPVYRYTHSNGDLSITGGYVYRGSSTNTALQGKYVYGDFVSGRVWALDYNGSTASSSLLFRTSGLNVSSFGLDEAGELYFSSYGTSAKIYKIVGGNEPVGPTTVAVDGVGDWKELDNGTNGIVEAVVTKGDNIYVGGSFSSAGGTSASNIAWYNKNSGWRNLSSGANGTIYALAIASDGKLYVGGTFTSIGGVAARNVAVWNGSSWSALSSGTNGKVAKIGIDGNNNMYVGGAFSTAGGISVNNIARWSSGSWAALTDSGTSVSGTNNEIRAIAFDTNNTLYVGGNFDNAGGRTANRIATWNGSNWGTLGSGTSGFVQAIVVTSQSIYAGGNFTQAGGKTVNRIARWVRSSSTWNAMGNGVSGNVNALDFDGTYVYVGGNFETAANDASTNFIMKGMARWSAGQAWQALGPGKSVGTNNIVNDLDLSDTNERLYVGGNYGVAGNVSASNMGIWSSQGFDCSDEALTTEYRINGTWSSGEATITVDEGDTVVLSLLPNDLSFTVTSPSGNSVSGDYDLGTVTESEAGSYTFTTSGGCTTSLNLVVNNNNPCTEDSVRPEYRLNGGSWTAAGSKIIVDEGDIVVLGIKPDGTSFTITLPNGQSVNNDYSIDGITPAQEGIYAFTTTEGCTANLEIEVNEDTTVNCTASSVIPEYRIGSGSWISGDGQVSVDKGTSLSLGIKPDDTSFSILLPNGTTVNGDYTITDIQPSQAGNYVFTTDAGCSATFAISVIDDGVVCDAGSIITEYQINGIWQDGLSKIDVPVGTPVVLSMLPNNIGLVITRPDGTTVGDNYSLGNATTEQSGIYTLTSSEGCTTTLEVNVFDDSACAPGTVIPEYRLNGVWASGETSITVDEGTDVMLSILPNSIDVVITLPNGAKVGDDYSLGNITVANAGTYLFETPDGCTASLLLVVPDNENCPEGSIINEYRIDGTWASGNEILNVTEGTEVALSMLPNNVPVTITTPSGEEFGDNYDLGAVVMEQSGIYVLETRDGCVSTITLVVREDIDPCASSGIIPEYRIDGVWLDGDDQITVDEGTNVMLSMLPNYVDVTITTPNGAIVGDDYALGNVTPSQSGVYTLDTGDGCTQTITLNVRDLPNCDADSVVPEYRLNGVWQSGANYLNIKQGTEVVLSILNNDVGMTITLPDGRKFGNDYNLGNFTSAKNGIYVLTSSLGCKTTLELYATAEPGSRIIVPNSSSVDFLPSNDAGSAISAFPNPTTDLVTVGVRGLSNKGFTLIVSDMGQQQLMTEEYDANHADQIQVDLSNFSSGIYILNFKETDGRVRTQRVIKN
- the lon gene encoding endopeptidase La; its protein translation is MGNSKFSNFDNLSLHTFDEDAELIPLLTAEDEEQMNNENLPETLPILPLRNTVLFPGVVIPITAGRDKSINLIKDANNGSKVIGVVSQKDEDTENPDVDDINTLGTVAKILRVLQMPDGNTTVIIQGKKRFEVAEVLTKKPYLTATVRDTKEERPAENDQEFLAIIETIKDLSLKIIKNNPNIPSEASFAIKNIQSNSFLINFVSSNLNLNVKEKQRLLEIGSLQDRALATLKYMNVELQQLKLKNDIQSKVRNDMDQQQREYFLHQQMKTIQEELGGVSYDEEIDEMRARGKKKKWGKKVSEHFYKELSKMQRMNPQVAEYSIQRNYLDLFLDLPWNEFSKDKFDLKRAQKILDRDHYGLEDVKRRIIEYLAVLKLRNDMKSPILCLYGPPGVGKTSLGKSVAEALGREYVRMSLGGLRDEAEIRGHRKTYIGAMPGRIIQSLKKAGTSNPVFILDEIDKLSNSHQGDPSSAMLEVLDPEQNSEFHDNFLEMGYDLSKVMFIATANNLSTIQPALRDRMEIINVTGYTIEEKVEIAKRHLLPKQLKEHGLAPKHLKIAKPQMEKIVEGYTRESGVRSLEKQIAKMVRYAAKSIAFEEEYDLKVSNAIIEKVLGPARLERDKYENNQVAGVVTGLAWTSVGGDILFIESILSKGKGQLNITGNLGKVMKESATIAMEYIKSNAERFQIDSEIFGKYNVHVHVPEGATPKDGPSAGVTMLTSLVSLFTQRKVKKSLAMTGEITLRGKVLPVGGIKEKILAAKRARIKEIILCKDNEKDVLEIKEDYLKGLTFHYVSDMHEVIDIAILDQKVKKAKKL